The nucleotide window CTGAACTGGTGTGGCAGCAGCACATTCTCCTCCACCGTGAGGTAATCGAGCAGCGCGAAGTCCTGAAACACCAGCCCCACATGCCGTAGGCGGAAGGCACGCCGTGATTCCGGGCTCAGGGAGCTAAAATCCTGTTCATCGAGCTGAATACGGCCTCTCTGCGCCGTGAGCAGCCCCGTGATGAGGCGCAGCAGCGTCGTCTTCCCACCACCACTGGCCCCCGCCAGAGCCAGCGTCGATGCCTCGCCCACCTCCAGCCGCGCCACCTCCAGGCGGAAATCACTCCCTGGGTAGGCAAAGGCGAGATCGGTGATGGAAACGGCAGCAGCCATGCCCAGCATGAAGCGCCGACTCCGCGAAAATGCGAGCACCAATCCATCCCCAGAACAGAAAAGCCCCCATGGCCGAAAAGCTGAGGGGCCAGCAGATTGTTCGTTGAGATCACGCAGGGTGCCACGTACAGTCCCCCCGTATGAAATCCCACGGAAGACTGTTTTTATCCTTGTTGATGAGTGTACTCACCTTTGCCGCTGCGTCTGCTTGGGCGCAGGGACGTGCTGCGGATGAAGAGGAGCTCATGCGCCGTGCCAACAGCGGTGACGCCGATGCACAGTTCGAGGCCGGTGTGCGCCAAGTCACCGGCGAGGGATTGCGCAAAGACGCCAAAGAAGGTGCCAAATGGATCGAAAAAGCCGCCAAACAAAAGCACCGCCAAGCCATGCACGTCATGGGCACCCTCTTTGAAGACGGAGTCGGCGTCCCAAAAGACATCGCCCGTGCGCATGAGTGGTATGAAAAAGGTGCCGCCAGTGGATTCCCCGCCTCGCAGCACCAGCTCGGCATCCTTTACGAAGACGGCATCGGCGTGAGCAAAGATCCCGTGAAGGCCGCGAGTTGGTTCAAAAAAGCCGCCGAGCAGGGCCTAGCCCAGGCACAGACAGCCTACGCCGCGAAATTGGAAAGTGGTGTTGGCGTGGCCAAAAGCGCCGCAAAAGCCGCCCTCTGGTATCTACGCTCCGCACAGCAAAACTTCGTGCCAGCAATGACCCGCCTGGCCAATCTCTATTACACTGGAGAAGGCGTCCCCGTCGATTACCGCCGTGCACGCGCATGGTATCAGGTCGCAGCCACATCGGAGGACCCCTGGTCAGCGAATAATCTGGCCTGGTTCTACGCCACCTGCCCAGATGATGACATGCACAACGGCGAAAAAGCCGTGGAGCAGGCAAAACGTGCCCTAAAGCTCGTCGTCGAGGTCGAGCAGCGTGAAGAGCACCCCTACGAGATGGTCGATACCATGGCCGCAGCCCTCGCACGCAATGGCGAATACAAAGAGGCCGAGCTCTGGCAAAAACGCACGCTCACCCTGCTCGCCGAAGACAAAAAAATCAGCAAAGAAGACCGCTCCAAGCTGGAATCCGAGTTCCAGGGCCGCCTACAGCTCTATCAAAAACACACACCTTACCACGACCCAGAATCCAAAGGCCAAGAGGGTGCAGAACCACTGCCAGAAGACACCATCCTCCAAGATCTGGGGGAGCCCGAGCGCCAACAGCCCAAAAAGCAGCCGCGCAAAAACTCACGCGGCACCGTGGTCTGAGCATCCGAGCAAAACGGGGCCTTTTTTACTTCAACGCATGATCAAACCGAAACGCATCTTCATCGCCGGCCATCGTGGGCTCGTAGGCGGTGCCCTCGTCCGCCATTATCAAAAACTGCCCGATTGGGAAATCCTCACTCGGGGACGCGAAGAACTCGATCTGCGTGATCCTCTGGCGGTGCAGGCCTTTTTTGAAAAAGAGCGGCCAGAATACGTCATCCTCGCCGCCGCAAAGGTCGGCGGCATCGGCGCAAATGCCGCCATGCCAGTCGTTTTCCTCCTGGAGAACCTCAAAATCCAAAATGCCGTCATCGAAGCCTGCCACACCTGCGGCGTGAAAAAGCTCCTCTTCCTCGGCAGCACCTGCATCTACCCCAAAACGGCCCCCATGCCGCTGCGGGAGGATTCACTGCTCACCGGCCCCATGGAGACCACCAACATGCCCTACTCCGTGGCGAAAATCGCCGGCATCACCCTCTGTCAGGCCTACCGGCGGCAATTTGGCGCAGACTTCATCACCGCCATGCCCGCGAACCTCTATGGCCCAGGCGATAACTTCCACCCAGATCATTCCCATGTGCTGCCATCGCTGATGCGGAAATTCCATGAGGCTGCCACACAGGACCGCGCAGAAGTGACTCTCTGGGGCACCGGCAGCCCGAGCCGTGAATTCATGCACTGCGACGACCTCGCAGACGCCTGCGCCTTCTTGCTCGAAAACTACAACGGTGAAGAAATCGTGAACGTCGGCTGCGGCGAAGAAATCCGTATCCGCGAGGCCGCCGAGGTGCTCCAAGAAGTCACCGGCTTCCGTGGCAAAATCGTCTGGGACACCAGCAAGCCAGACGGCAACCCACGTCGCCTACTGGATGTCACAAGACTCTCCAACATGGGCTGGCACTCGAAGATCCCCTTCCGCGACGGCGTCGCATCCACCTACGCCTGGTACCGCTCCCACATCGCCGAAGCACGGGAGGATTAGCTTCATCTGGGAAGTCGGTGCATCAAAAATAGATCACGCTTAGGCGCAGCCCGAAGAACGCGGCAGCGTCGTGGAGTGCGTGTGGCAAGCCTAGGCGCGACACCGCTGTCGCTAGCCGGAGTGCTCACTTCGACCTCGGACACCCTTTTGATCGCTCGACAGCGGTGTCGCCGATGCAAGGTGCCCTTGCACCTATGCCACCGCACTCCACGACGCTGTCGCGAAAATGGAGTTCTTTTGGAAATGGTTTCGCTTCGATAGGCGAGGGGAAGCCCCCGAAATCTCGACGGCCAACAGGCTGCCGCATTCCTTCCTCATTCTAGCGAGGAGCATCACTTCGCCGGAACGACCTGCACGGCATCCAGGTGCACGTTTCCACCGGCTCCGGCGGTGCGGAAGATGACGGCGGCTTCTTCGCCTGCGGTGAAGGTGAAAGTGCCGAGGGTGTGGGCTCCTTGTTTGCCGTTGGCGGGCTTGGATTGATCGACAGTGATGACTTTTTCGCCGTCGGTGCTGAGGACGGTGACGGGGGCGGTTTTGGCGCGGTTGGCGTGGGGCTGGAAGTAGATGCGGACTTCGTATTTGCCGGTTTCTTTGACGCTGAAGGCGAAGCGGGCACTGGCGTCTTTGTCGGCTCCGTAGCTGTAGTGATCGCCGATGTAGGGCTTCAAGCCTTCGCCGTGGGCCCATTTGCCGTTCAGCTCGGCTTCTTTGTCGTCGATGACAATGCCGTCGAGTTTTTTGGGGTCGATGCTGTCAGAGGAAAGGGCAGTATCGGGCAGCTTTTTGGCGTTCTGGGGCAGGTAGAGGCTGCCTTCGAGCGTGTCGCGGCGCATGGCTCCGGGCTGGGACATGAGGTCCTTCAAGATGTCGAGATACTGCTCATAGACGCCACGTGGGCTGGTGTGGTGGCGCACGCAGATCCAGGCGGCTTTGCCGACGACTTCGCCCATCATGCCGCAGGTGCGCATGACGCGGGTGGAGCCGAGGGCGTGGCGCTCGACGCTGATGGTGCGGCCGGCCATGAAGAGATTCCCGATGTCTTTGCTGTAAAAGCAGCGGTAGGGCACAGGGTAGCCGTTTTTGCGGTCGGTGTGCTTACCAAACTCGGCGCGGCTGATGAAGGGATTGTCGGGGAAGTTTTTCATGTACTCCTGCTTCGGGTAGTGGAGGTCTTGGTCCCAGGTGGTGGGCACGCAGCCATCGGGGTGGATGACGCCTTTGACCATGTCTTCGCCATTGAGGATGAGATCACCGACGATGCGGCGGCTTTCACGCGGGCCACCAATGTAGGCGAGCCAGGTGAGATCGTGCTGGGCGTAGGCTTCGGCTTTGAGGGTCTTCAAGGCGGAGACGGCTCCATAGACGGCGCGGAAGTTGTGATCGCGGATGAGCTCGAGGTCGTTGATGGGGTGCTTGTCGAAGCCGCTTTCCCAGAACCACTCGCCGTGGACGTAGTCCTCAGGATTCGGCACGGGATTGTAGCCGAGGTCGTAGCCGGATTGGTTGGCGGCGTTCTTTTTGCCGACGGGGGCAAGCGCTTTCGGCTCTGGGAAGTCTTCGAGCTTCAAAGGCAGTGCCCAGGGCGTGGCGGGCCAGGTGACGGGCTTTTTGAGGTTCTGCATGACCCACATGTTGCTCATGCCCATGCGGCCTTTTTCTTCCATCATGAACTCCGCACCTGCGAGAGCACCCACGCTGCCGTGGCCAGTGCAATCGACGAAGAGCTTGCCGACGAAGCGGGTTTCTTTGCCCGTCTTGGTATCGAGGCCGGTGACGCTGCGGATGTTCTTTTTATCCGCGCTCATCTCTACGCCATAGACGTGCGTATTGAGGAATAGCTCGATCGTCTTCTCTGCCTTGACGGTGTCTTCCTTGAGCTTGTCGTTGAATTCCTGCGGATCAGCGGCGGGACTGTTGCTGGCGCGGTCGGCGAATTCTTCGATGATTTCGCCAAGATGCGGATACAGGCCGCGACGTGTGCCGCCCATGGCCCAGACCTGGATTTCGCTCGATCCATTGCCACCGAGCACGGGGCGATTCTGGATGAAGGCGACCTTCAATCCCTGGCGTGCACCGGAAATGGCCGCGCCCATGCCGGAGTAGCCGCCACCGACAACGACGAGGTCGTATTCGCTGCTTTCAGGAGCCTTCTCAGGCAAACCGAGCATCTTTTTGCGCATCTCGGTGCTCGGCGTGAAGCTGGCGTCATCACTGAGCACGATGGCGTCCACGCGGCCATCAAAGCCGGTGAGGTCTTTGAGCGTGATTTTGGCTTTGCCGTCGATTTTGACCGGCCCGGCCTTTTCCCACTGCCAATCTTTGCCCGTGGCACCGAACTCATGCTTCAGCGTCTCGCCATTCACCGCGATCTGGAAGCGGCCCGGTGCTCCTGGAGCATCCCAGGGGCCGACCCAGTTCTTCGTGCGTGCCCAGAGGGTGTACTCGCCCGCAGGGAGCTCGATTTCCGTTTCGGCGTCTTTGACCACTTTGCCCATGCCGTGTGCCATGAGGTAGGGCGAGCCCATCACGTCAATGAACTGCGTGTCGAGCACCCAGCCGCCTGGATTGGTAAAGGATTCCGCTTCGATCCACTTCGGCGCGGCGTGGAGCGTGGGGCAGAGAGCGAGGAGTAAGGCGAGAGAGGCAGGTTTCATGTGCGTGCGGGCCTCTTTAAACGCCGGAATCCTGCGCCGCAAATCACGCGGTGGCCTTTTCTGGCGGTTTCTCGAAAAAAGTCGAGAGCACGAGCAAAATGGCCGCACAGACGACACAGGAGTCTGCGACATTAAAAGAGGGCCAGGGATGAAATGGAGCGAATCCGAGATCGAACTTCAAAAAATCCACCACGTAGCCATCGAGGAAGGTGCCCTGGAAGAGCTTCCCACTCTCTGAGGAGCGGAACAGGCGATCTGTGAAATTCCCAAAGATGCCGGAGACGATGAGCGCAGCGGCCAGACGGCTCATCCAGCCGGGAAACATGCCTTTGCGATGCATCGTCCAGATAAAGAACAATGCGGCGATGTAGATGACGGTGAAGATGTAGTTCGCATACGCAGAGCCATTCAGGATGCCAAAGGCCATGCCGGTATTCGCAGCGTGATGCAGCCAAAAAATGCCGGGGATGATCTCCTGCTCATTGGCGTAGAGCTGGAAGTGATCGGCGATGTAGCTTTTGCTAAGTTGATCGGCGATGAAGAGCGGGAGGGAGAGCAGGAGGAGCAGGCGGAGCATGGGTTTCGCTACGGTGGAGGGATAGGGGGCGTCAAGTTTGAGAAGCGTGTGCCCTTAGCGCCGACCGATGACGCTGAAATCGAGATCGCCCTCTCCAGCCTCCACACCACGGCGCATGGCCGCAGCGGTGCAGTCCAGCGCCGGAGCCTGGATGCTGGCCTCTGCCGCTAGCTCACGGGCGAAGTCGGCATCCTTCAGCATGTTCCGCAGGCTGAAGTGTGGCTCGAAGTCGCCTTTCATGATGGCGGGCAGCTTCATGCCGATGAGGGTGGAGTAGTTCGCATTCGACTCCAGTGCGGTATGCAGACGCTCCAGGTGAATGCCGTGTGCCTGTGTGATGGCGGCAGCCTCTGCCACGGCCTCCACGATCACGGCGGAGACCAGGTTCGTGACGATTTTCAGCACCATGGCATCACCGACTTGGCCGAGAGGGATGATTTTGGCCGCGCTGGCCTCCAGCACGGGCCGTGCACGCTCCAGCAGCAAATCTGGGCCGCCGATGTAGTAACAGAGCTTGCCATTCTGCGCAGCCATCTTGCTACCCGTGAAGGGTGCATCGAGAAAGGCTGCTCCGGTGGACTCGACTAGCCGCGCGGCCTCCAGGGTGGCTTTTTTGCTCACCGTGGCGTGATTCATGACGAGGTGCCCTGGCCGCAGCGCGGGCAGCATGTCGGTGATGGCCTCCAGCAGGGCTGCGCTGTCTCGGACGAAGATCTGGATGATGCCAGCGGACTCTGCCACCTCACGCGGTGAAGCGAGGAAGTTCGGCACCGAGCGGGCGCTGCGACTCCAGACGAAGACTTCGTGACCTGCTTGGCGCAGATTCTCTGTGACGCGACTGCCGATGATGCCGAGTCCGAGGACTCCTATGTGGGGTTTCATACGGGTGGATGTAAGTCTGTGCCGCTAGCTGGTCAAGACGTGCGATTTGATGGGCCGCTATTGCGATCAAATCGGTGGCGACTTGCCGCAGGCTGGTTTTGCATGGCAACTTGCCTCGATATGAATCCCTCCATCTGCCGCACACTCAATACTCTCTGCTTCCAGGCCGGAATCTTCTCCATTCTGCTCTCCATCTGGATCTGGTGGTTCCTCAATGGTGACTCACCCGATGAGCAGGCACACGCAGAGCGCTTTGGCATCTTCATCGGCCTCTGGGCTCCGACATTGCTGATCCTCTCCAATCGCTTTGACCGCTACGCAGACAAGGCCCCTGCCCTGCCAGGCCTGAAGGCAGAAAATGAGACCGAAAGCCAGAGCTAGCCTGCATTTCTCACACTCTGGGTAAAAAACACCTCAGTCTGTTTTCGTGTCCGCCTCGCCGGAGTGCTTAGTGCTTAGTGGTCAGTTGATTTGCTCCTGGTGGTTGCCACTGAGCACTGAGAACTGAGCACTTCGTTCCTGAAATGGCGTGAGAAAGCCAGAGCTAGCCGCCGCGCTCGGTAGCTCCAGAATCACCTCATCACGGCTCTCCGATCGTCGGCTGCGTGACGCGTGTGGCGGTCGCCTTGATCGAGCGAGTGAGCACTTCACGCGGCTGCTTGCCAGGAGGAGTCTCCTCGCGTGCCATGCCTTTGTAGCGCAGCGGCTTGTAACCGAGAGCGATCAGGGCCTCCAGCGGTGCCTGCTTCAGCCCTGGCCGCCAGAAATCGGGACCGCCGCCAGTCTCGTAATAATAGAGCCAGGTGCGCTGCGTGTCTGCCCAGCCAGCGCACAGCAGCACATGACGACGCGGGATATTCAAAATATCCCCCGGCTGCAAATCGCTGATGGAGGGCAATTCATCGCACACAGAGGGCAGTTGGGACGTGTCATGCACGCGTGGCAGCTTCAGACAGCGAGAGACGAAGCCGCTGCAATCCACGCCCGCTGCTTGCTTGCTCACGCCAGCGTTGTCTGCACGGCGTTTTGCGGGCGAGGAGACATCTCCAGCCGCCAGACCATTCGCTATGGCCGCATCAAAGGAGGCAGGATCATCAAAGCCACCCCACTTGTATGGAATGCCCTCATTCACCTGCCCCGGCACCCACCAGCCACGTCGTTCGTGAGCGGGCTCGTGGCCAATATCAGGCGTATGCACCTGCACGCCTGCCTTGTCTGCCGCGTGGAGGATGTTTTTCGCAAAAGGCTGCCATGCATGCGCGGTGTAGCTCTGAGCGATCCCGAGTGCCTCCTGCGGAGTCACCTGGGATGGAGCCGCTGGATCACCCGCGACGAGTCGTGGCACCTCCTGCGGTGCTGGAGGCGGTGGTGTGGTGCAGCTCATCACACTGAAAAGCGGCAGAAGCGGAAGAAACAGAGTTTTATTCATCGCGGATCATCAGACTGGCCGAGATGCGCATAAAAATCAAAACTCGAACTTCCCTGCGGCGCAGGTTTTTTCTCTTTCGTTTTTTGCCGTAGGTCCAAAACTCCCGCGCATGAGCCACGCACGACTTTTCATGCTCCTAGCCGCATTTCTCGCCACACCTG belongs to Verrucomicrobiaceae bacterium and includes:
- a CDS encoding sel1 repeat family protein, which produces MSVLTFAAASAWAQGRAADEEELMRRANSGDADAQFEAGVRQVTGEGLRKDAKEGAKWIEKAAKQKHRQAMHVMGTLFEDGVGVPKDIARAHEWYEKGAASGFPASQHQLGILYEDGIGVSKDPVKAASWFKKAAEQGLAQAQTAYAAKLESGVGVAKSAAKAALWYLRSAQQNFVPAMTRLANLYYTGEGVPVDYRRARAWYQVAATSEDPWSANNLAWFYATCPDDDMHNGEKAVEQAKRALKLVVEVEQREEHPYEMVDTMAAALARNGEYKEAELWQKRTLTLLAEDKKISKEDRSKLESEFQGRLQLYQKHTPYHDPESKGQEGAEPLPEDTILQDLGEPERQQPKKQPRKNSRGTVV
- a CDS encoding GDP-L-fucose synthase, whose translation is MKPKRIFIAGHRGLVGGALVRHYQKLPDWEILTRGREELDLRDPLAVQAFFEKERPEYVILAAAKVGGIGANAAMPVVFLLENLKIQNAVIEACHTCGVKKLLFLGSTCIYPKTAPMPLREDSLLTGPMETTNMPYSVAKIAGITLCQAYRRQFGADFITAMPANLYGPGDNFHPDHSHVLPSLMRKFHEAATQDRAEVTLWGTGSPSREFMHCDDLADACAFLLENYNGEEIVNVGCGEEIRIREAAEVLQEVTGFRGKIVWDTSKPDGNPRRLLDVTRLSNMGWHSKIPFRDGVASTYAWYRSHIAEARED
- a CDS encoding FAD-dependent oxidoreductase, translated to MKPASLALLLALCPTLHAAPKWIEAESFTNPGGWVLDTQFIDVMGSPYLMAHGMGKVVKDAETEIELPAGEYTLWARTKNWVGPWDAPGAPGRFQIAVNGETLKHEFGATGKDWQWEKAGPVKIDGKAKITLKDLTGFDGRVDAIVLSDDASFTPSTEMRKKMLGLPEKAPESSEYDLVVVGGGYSGMGAAISGARQGLKVAFIQNRPVLGGNGSSEIQVWAMGGTRRGLYPHLGEIIEEFADRASNSPAADPQEFNDKLKEDTVKAEKTIELFLNTHVYGVEMSADKKNIRSVTGLDTKTGKETRFVGKLFVDCTGHGSVGALAGAEFMMEEKGRMGMSNMWVMQNLKKPVTWPATPWALPLKLEDFPEPKALAPVGKKNAANQSGYDLGYNPVPNPEDYVHGEWFWESGFDKHPINDLELIRDHNFRAVYGAVSALKTLKAEAYAQHDLTWLAYIGGPRESRRIVGDLILNGEDMVKGVIHPDGCVPTTWDQDLHYPKQEYMKNFPDNPFISRAEFGKHTDRKNGYPVPYRCFYSKDIGNLFMAGRTISVERHALGSTRVMRTCGMMGEVVGKAAWICVRHHTSPRGVYEQYLDILKDLMSQPGAMRRDTLEGSLYLPQNAKKLPDTALSSDSIDPKKLDGIVIDDKEAELNGKWAHGEGLKPYIGDHYSYGADKDASARFAFSVKETGKYEVRIYFQPHANRAKTAPVTVLSTDGEKVITVDQSKPANGKQGAHTLGTFTFTAGEEAAVIFRTAGAGGNVHLDAVQVVPAK
- the lspA gene encoding signal peptidase II; amino-acid sequence: MLRLLLLLSLPLFIADQLSKSYIADHFQLYANEQEIIPGIFWLHHAANTGMAFGILNGSAYANYIFTVIYIAALFFIWTMHRKGMFPGWMSRLAAALIVSGIFGNFTDRLFRSSESGKLFQGTFLDGYVVDFLKFDLGFAPFHPWPSFNVADSCVVCAAILLVLSTFFEKPPEKATA
- a CDS encoding NAD(P)-dependent oxidoreductase; protein product: MKPHIGVLGLGIIGSRVTENLRQAGHEVFVWSRSARSVPNFLASPREVAESAGIIQIFVRDSAALLEAITDMLPALRPGHLVMNHATVSKKATLEAARLVESTGAAFLDAPFTGSKMAAQNGKLCYYIGGPDLLLERARPVLEASAAKIIPLGQVGDAMVLKIVTNLVSAVIVEAVAEAAAITQAHGIHLERLHTALESNANYSTLIGMKLPAIMKGDFEPHFSLRNMLKDADFARELAAEASIQAPALDCTAAAMRRGVEAGEGDLDFSVIGRR